The sequence TCTTAACAAGAGTAATGATTGGTATTAGTGATTTTAGTAAACAATATGCTGTTTTTATAGTCATTGCCGGTCTTATTGCTGCTTATTTTATACGTAGATATATTAAAACACCCAAAGGAAAGTTAAAATATCACACTTTACTGCTGCGTATTCCGGTGCTTAAAAACGTTATCACAAAAGTAGCTATTTCTCGTTTTGCGCGTACTTTTTCTAGTTTGATGTCTTCTGGTGTGAGCGTTATAGAAGCAATTGAAATTACAGCAGGCAGTATTGGCAATAAAGTATTAGAAAATGAGCTTCTTGCCGCTGCTAAAGATGTAAAGGCTGGCAAACAATTATCTGAACCTATTCTCAATAGTCCTCACTACCCTTCTATTGTTGGGCAAATGCTCGCAATTGGCGAAGAGACAGGTGAAACCGATAGTATTTTGGTCAAAATTGCTGACTTTTACGAAGAAGAAGTAGACGCGACGATAGAATCACTGAGCTCTATACTAGAACCTTTGATGATTGTCATTCTTGGCGGCATGGTTGGCTTGGTAGCAGCAAGTGTTATGGGCCCGCTTGCCTCCCTTAGTGGTAGTATTACAAAATAGTTGACAACTGTTAAGCCATAGATATAAAATCATAAGCAAGATGACTAAACAAATAGCATCGCAACTAATAACTAACTAGGAGGGTGGGATTTATATGATCTCTCTAAGAAAAGAAAATAAAGGTTTCACAATTATAGAACTTCTGATTGTGATTGTTGTAATTGGAATTTTGGCTGCAATTGGTTTTGTAGCATATGGTAATGTCACAAAGAGCGCCCGTGACTCAGATAGACAAGCTGATGCAAGCGCGCTGGCTAAAAAGGCAGAAGAATATTACGCAAGTAATGGCCAATATCCTGGTGACATAGCTACACTTACAGCTATGGAAGGTGTGGACGCTAAAACTACGACTAGCCCAAGCGGTAACGCAGCACAAGGCGGTGGCAGCACTCTTGGCGCATGTACTACAGAACCTGATAGCAAAGCAAATGACTTTTACTGTTATATCGTCGTCACAGATCAGTCACAAATGGAAATTCGTTACTGGAAAGAAAATGGCAACACAGTTGAATCAATCACTGGTGTAAATAACTAAAACTCCACTCACTAGTATAAAAAACAGCCCATCTTCGGGCTGTTTTTTATACTAGTTACGCTTATTTTGCTATAATTAGAAAAGATATACTAAGGTACCCAACAAACAACATATGGTGGATAACAAAGGTTTTACAATGATTGAGCTACTCGTGTCTAGTGTAGTGATTGCTATATTGTCAATCTCTGTATTTAGTACATATGTTGCAATCAATTCTACCGCCATCTTTGCGAAGCAGAAAACCATTGGTACAGAACTAGCAACAAATCAGATAGAATATCTTAAATCCTTGCCATATGATAGTCTCGCCGTAGCGGGTGGAGCAATACCGACTTCTAATCCCTTACCTAATACAAAAACGGAAACAGTAGATAATGTAACCTATACAATTAACACGAGTATAAACTATATTGATGATGCATATGACGGGTGTGCCACATACCCAGATATTGATACCAAAAATCTTCTGTGCAGAAATTTACCGTCTCCTACAGGTGCTCCTGCTAAAGATCTAAACCCAGCCGACTACAAAATAGCGAATGTCAAAGTGCTTGTTGGAACTAAACAGGTAGCAGAACTAGATACTCAGATGGCAGCGAGAGTTGCTGAAACAGACAGTACTACTGGTGCACTTATCGTAAAAGTCATTGATAGTGCTGGTAATGCAGTTTCTGGAGCGACTGTTAATGTGGCAAATAATACAGTGTCTCCTATAGTAGATTTAAATGACAGTACTGACACGAATGGTATTGCTATATTTTATGGTCTTAAGCCCGATACCGGAAATGACTATGTAATTACCGCTTCAAAAAGTGGTTATTCTAGCCTAGCCACCATTAAACCACTTGGTGCATTGTCGCCAAATTATGCAAGTCAAAATATTATTGTGCAGCAATCATCGTCGGTAACGATGACGATTAATCCAAAAGGTCAACACAGTCTTGCTGTAGAAACCGTAGACTCTTCAGGCAGTCCTATTGGAAATATGAAGCTGTACATGAAAGGCGGCGTTAAAAAATATAGTGGCACAACCGATACAAGTTATTACTACGACAATATGGCACCAACTGATGCAAGAGTCGTGTCTGATGGGTCGGGAATAATAACTATCGATAACCTAGACCCTGGCGAGTATATCTTTTGCGGAGATACTGGTGATACCTCCTGCCAAATAGGTACAAACCCTATACAGTACCTGGCAGCGGCTGTTCCCTATGCTGGGAATGTACAAATTGGACCAGTACAAATCCCCAGCTACGACGCTCTAATCCACCAACCCCTACCTTTCCATTTAATGGTAATAATTATTATCAAAAAGTGCGGTTATACTTTAGTACAAGTAGTACGTTTCCAAGAATAAACCATATCAGCAGTACAACTGCTAGCATAGCCAGTGGTAGCCATACCTTCACTGTTTCTGGCACTAACCTCCCTTGTCATGCAACCATCCCGGCGTCTTGTGGTACTTCTGTAACAGTAAAAAACCCTGCGGGTGATATACCAGCATCTTGTGTCTACGCAGATGCCACATCAACAGATTTATCGTGCACCATTAATGTTAGTGCAGCTACTCAAGGCCAATCGAATTTAACCCTAAGCGCCAATGGTCATACGCTTACAATTCCCAATGGCAGCGGTCTTCTAGGGGGGATTAATGTTGTACCGTAAACAGGCTGGTTTCACTGTGACTGAATTTATTGTTGTGATGATGGTGAGCAGCTTGCTTCTCATTACGTTATTCGTCTTTACTTCGAGCTCAATAACAAGCTTTATGCAACTACAGGCAGATGGTCTTGCGCGTAGT is a genomic window of Candidatus Nomurabacteria bacterium containing:
- a CDS encoding prepilin-type N-terminal cleavage/methylation domain-containing protein, with translation MISLRKENKGFTIIELLIVIVVIGILAAIGFVAYGNVTKSARDSDRQADASALAKKAEEYYASNGQYPGDIATLTAMEGVDAKTTTSPSGNAAQGGGSTLGACTTEPDSKANDFYCYIVVTDQSQMEIRYWKENGNTVESITGVNN
- a CDS encoding prepilin-type N-terminal cleavage/methylation domain-containing protein, with translation MVDNKGFTMIELLVSSVVIAILSISVFSTYVAINSTAIFAKQKTIGTELATNQIEYLKSLPYDSLAVAGGAIPTSNPLPNTKTETVDNVTYTINTSINYIDDAYDGCATYPDIDTKNLLCRNLPSPTGAPAKDLNPADYKIANVKVLVGTKQVAELDTQMAARVAETDSTTGALIVKVIDSAGNAVSGATVNVANNTVSPIVDLNDSTDTNGIAIFYGLKPDTGNDYVITASKSGYSSLATIKPLGALSPNYASQNIIVQQSSSVTMTINPKGQHSLAVETVDSSGSPIGNMKLYMKGGVKKYSGTTDTSYYYDNMAPTDARVVSDGSGIITIDNLDPGEYIFCGDTGDTSCQIGTNPIQYLAAAVPYAGNVQIGPVQIPSYDALIHQPLPFHLMVIIIIKKCGYTLVQVVRFQE